In Pedobacter sp. W3I1, one DNA window encodes the following:
- a CDS encoding Pycsar system effector family protein — MNYKKLQEDVEKYVGDYFRTHSDPRLVYHNLEHTQEVVNAAQQIANHYQLNEQDFFSVTVAAWFHDTGYFEDALNHEAKGAELADDFLAKHQINQEIRDHVKSAILATKIPQKPTTEIDKILCDADLFHLGLSDFRAKGKLMHKENELIYKKDISKRDWRKKDIQFMESHHYHTDYANLLLSDQKQKNISKLKSKLTAQEEISTELAEPVNFAPAIVKENDKKKKDKDDRPDKGIETMFRITSSNNQRLSDMADNKAHILITVNSIMLSLIVSLLLRRLEDHGNLIIPTFILLIVSLTCVVVSILSTRPAIPKGEFTQEDMDKKKVNLLFFGNFYKMSLPSYTDGMIKVMNDKDFLYGTLITDVYSQGVVLGRKYKLIRLAYNIFMFGLIAAVFAFVIAYAAYGKL, encoded by the coding sequence ATGAACTATAAAAAATTGCAGGAAGATGTAGAAAAGTACGTTGGCGATTACTTCCGTACCCATAGCGATCCACGCTTAGTTTATCACAACCTGGAACACACACAAGAAGTGGTAAATGCGGCGCAGCAAATTGCCAATCATTACCAGCTAAATGAGCAGGATTTTTTTTCTGTAACCGTTGCAGCCTGGTTTCACGATACAGGGTATTTTGAAGATGCATTAAACCACGAAGCAAAAGGAGCAGAGTTAGCTGATGATTTTTTAGCAAAGCATCAGATTAATCAAGAAATCCGTGATCATGTTAAAAGTGCCATATTAGCCACTAAAATCCCCCAGAAACCTACAACTGAAATTGATAAAATCCTTTGCGATGCAGATTTGTTCCATTTAGGTCTGTCCGATTTCCGTGCAAAAGGTAAATTAATGCACAAAGAAAATGAACTCATCTATAAAAAAGATATCAGTAAACGAGATTGGCGCAAAAAAGATATCCAGTTTATGGAATCGCATCATTACCATACCGATTATGCTAATCTGTTGTTGAGCGATCAGAAACAGAAAAATATCAGCAAACTGAAAAGTAAATTAACGGCTCAGGAGGAAATTAGTACAGAATTAGCAGAACCTGTAAATTTTGCACCTGCCATTGTAAAAGAGAATGACAAAAAGAAGAAGGATAAAGATGATAGACCAGATAAGGGTATCGAAACCATGTTTAGGATCACTTCATCCAATAACCAACGCCTAAGCGATATGGCCGATAACAAGGCTCATATCCTGATTACGGTAAATTCGATCATGCTTTCCTTAATCGTAAGTTTATTGTTAAGGCGGTTGGAAGATCATGGCAACCTGATTATCCCCACATTTATTTTGTTAATAGTGAGTTTAACCTGTGTGGTTGTTTCCATTTTATCAACCCGTCCAGCAATTCCGAAGGGGGAATTCACTCAGGAAGATATGGATAAGAAAAAGGTGAATTTATTGTTTTTCGGTAACTTTTATAAAATGAGTTTACCCAGTTATACCGATGGTATGATTAAGGTGATGAACGATAAAGATTTTTTATATGGAACCTTAATTACCGATGTATACTCGCAAGGCGTAGTTTTGGGCAGAAAGTATAAACTGATTCGCCTGGCTTATAATATTTTCATGTTTGGTTTAATTGCAGCAGTATTTGCATTTGTAATTGCTTACGCAGCTTACGGTAAACTTTAA
- a CDS encoding SdiA-regulated domain-containing protein — translation MKYNKTFLASTLFVAVAFLGISCVNANRDDKKSDSTETISAGGGEKSSLPYDLANPVKYNMPQNLFEISGIVFHNGDPKEVFAIQDEDGDLFHLGLTDKESKFTKFGGKGDYEDLAILNNTVIVLKSNGELHSFPISEINKPEVANVVKTKDLVPKAEYEGLAADEKTGLVYLLTKEIKKNKSDQTDIYAFKYADGKFTASGTFALSYKEIAELSGESKIKFRPSALAKNTSTNEWYVLSSVNKLLVVTDANFKIKATYPLKGSFFNQPEGIAFDRDQNLYISNEGGTLSAGNVLMFKLKK, via the coding sequence ATGAAATACAATAAAACTTTCCTCGCCTCTACCTTATTTGTTGCCGTTGCCTTTTTAGGTATATCTTGTGTAAATGCTAACCGCGATGATAAAAAAAGTGATTCAACCGAAACAATTTCTGCAGGCGGAGGAGAAAAATCGAGCCTTCCGTACGATTTAGCAAATCCGGTAAAATATAACATGCCACAAAATCTTTTCGAAATTTCCGGAATTGTATTTCATAATGGAGATCCGAAAGAAGTATTTGCGATACAGGATGAAGATGGCGATTTATTTCATCTGGGTTTAACTGATAAAGAATCGAAATTCACCAAATTTGGAGGTAAAGGCGATTACGAAGATTTGGCTATACTGAATAACACCGTAATTGTGTTAAAAAGTAATGGCGAACTGCATAGCTTTCCCATTAGCGAGATCAATAAACCAGAAGTTGCAAATGTGGTTAAAACTAAAGATCTGGTGCCTAAAGCAGAATACGAAGGCTTAGCTGCTGATGAAAAAACAGGTCTGGTGTATCTTTTAACTAAAGAAATTAAGAAAAATAAAAGTGATCAGACCGATATTTATGCCTTTAAATATGCTGATGGCAAATTTACAGCAAGTGGAACCTTCGCTTTATCTTATAAAGAAATAGCAGAATTATCTGGCGAATCCAAAATCAAGTTTCGTCCATCTGCCTTAGCCAAAAATACCTCAACCAACGAGTGGTATGTGCTATCATCTGTAAATAAATTGCTGGTAGTAACCGATGCAAACTTCAAAATTAAAGCAACTTATCCACTAAAAGGCAGTTTCTTTAATCAACCAGAAGGTATTGCATTTGATCGCGATCAGAACCTTTATATCTCTAACGAGGGCGGTACTTTATCAGCAGGAAATGTTTTAATGTTTAAATTGAAAAAATAA
- the ppk1 gene encoding polyphosphate kinase 1, translated as MEQLVETSFFNRDLSWLKFNERILMEAERNTVPLLERIKFLSIFSSNLDEFYRVRMPVLLALEKLSNKEDNDIRIDDNLLSTASLLISEQQQRYGKVLKSDLIPLLKENKINLIYGQPFPPEIQKSITRYFLSQVMAFLQPVYINADTNFFPSNNELYFLITLNKKEGAEVIILNIPSNQLPRFYKVETGDETFIVFLDDIVRFHLDRVFPEGEVTGCYSFKITRDAEIDLKDEYSGSLSEQLEKQLLKRDSGLATRFLHQPGIPANVFELLKKLFNLKKANRMEGGQYHNLKDFMGFPVNSPRLSNQNWPKLCNTDLIDGSLTEAIYKNDIIVHTPYQSYDSVLRFFNEAAIDEDVREIYVTLYRVASDSKIVNALISAAKNGKKVTVLVELKARFDEANNIKWAKKMKEVGVDIIYSVTALKVHAKVALVKRQTGNRMRYSGLFATGNFNESTAAFYTDHILMTANKEMLREVELLFIFLAKRVKPTSSDLIKFNHLLVAQFNLQQVFLNLIDREIEHAKQGKPSGITIKMNNLEEKVLIDKLYEASSAGVKIEMIVRSICRLIPGVAGMSENIKVTRIVDRYLEHGRVFIFHNLGKNDVYLGSADWMNRNIYRRIEVCFPIYNEQIKQEIMDIIEIQKQDNVQAVCIDENMNNIPVKNGGVPVESQYDIYTLLKNK; from the coding sequence ATGGAACAGCTAGTAGAAACCTCATTTTTTAATAGAGATTTAAGCTGGTTAAAGTTTAACGAGCGTATTTTAATGGAAGCTGAGCGAAACACTGTTCCGCTTTTAGAACGCATTAAGTTTTTGTCGATATTCTCTTCCAATCTCGATGAGTTTTATCGTGTAAGGATGCCGGTGTTACTCGCTTTAGAGAAATTGAGCAATAAGGAAGATAACGATATTCGCATTGATGATAATTTGCTGAGCACGGCCAGTCTGCTTATTTCAGAACAACAACAGCGATACGGTAAGGTACTTAAATCAGATCTTATTCCCTTGCTCAAAGAAAATAAGATTAACTTAATTTATGGGCAGCCATTCCCTCCAGAAATTCAGAAAAGTATAACCCGATATTTTTTGAGCCAGGTAATGGCTTTTTTGCAGCCTGTTTACATTAATGCTGACACCAATTTCTTTCCTTCAAATAATGAGCTGTATTTTCTGATTACATTAAACAAGAAAGAAGGTGCAGAAGTGATTATTTTAAATATCCCTTCCAATCAGCTGCCACGTTTTTATAAGGTAGAAACAGGCGATGAAACCTTTATTGTTTTTCTGGATGATATCGTACGTTTTCATTTAGACCGTGTTTTTCCGGAAGGCGAAGTTACCGGATGTTATAGTTTCAAAATCACCAGAGATGCCGAAATAGATCTGAAAGATGAATATTCGGGTAGTTTATCAGAGCAGCTGGAAAAACAATTGTTAAAACGCGATTCGGGTTTAGCTACACGTTTTCTCCACCAACCCGGTATACCCGCTAATGTATTCGAACTGCTTAAAAAACTTTTCAATTTAAAAAAGGCCAACAGGATGGAAGGTGGGCAGTACCACAATCTGAAGGATTTTATGGGTTTTCCTGTAAATTCGCCCAGGTTATCCAACCAAAACTGGCCAAAACTCTGTAATACCGATTTGATAGATGGATCGTTAACCGAGGCCATTTATAAAAACGACATCATTGTACACACGCCTTACCAGAGTTATGATAGTGTGCTGCGGTTTTTTAACGAAGCTGCTATTGATGAAGATGTAAGGGAAATATATGTTACGCTCTACCGTGTTGCCAGCGATTCGAAAATTGTAAATGCTTTAATCAGCGCTGCAAAAAATGGTAAAAAAGTTACGGTTTTGGTCGAGCTAAAAGCCCGTTTTGATGAGGCCAATAACATCAAGTGGGCAAAAAAAATGAAGGAAGTTGGCGTTGATATTATTTATAGTGTTACCGCTTTAAAAGTTCATGCCAAAGTAGCCTTAGTGAAACGCCAAACTGGTAATAGAATGCGTTATTCAGGTTTGTTTGCTACCGGAAACTTTAACGAAAGCACAGCTGCTTTTTATACCGATCATATTTTAATGACGGCCAATAAAGAAATGCTGCGAGAGGTAGAATTACTTTTTATTTTTCTGGCCAAAAGGGTTAAACCTACTTCTTCCGACCTGATTAAGTTTAATCATTTGTTGGTGGCCCAGTTTAATTTACAGCAAGTTTTTCTTAACCTGATAGATAGAGAAATTGAACACGCCAAACAAGGTAAACCATCAGGTATTACCATTAAAATGAACAATCTCGAAGAGAAGGTTTTAATCGACAAACTTTACGAGGCATCATCGGCAGGTGTAAAGATCGAAATGATTGTGCGAAGCATTTGCCGCTTAATTCCAGGCGTAGCGGGAATGAGCGAAAATATTAAGGTTACCCGTATTGTTGATCGTTATTTAGAGCATGGACGTGTTTTTATTTTCCATAATTTAGGAAAGAATGATGTATACCTGGGCTCTGCTGATTGGATGAACCGGAATATCTATAGAAGGATTGAAGTTTGTTTTCCGATTTATAATGAGCAGATTAAACAAGAAATTATGGATATTATCGAAATTCAAAAACAAGATAACGTGCAGGCGGTTTGTATAGATGAAAACATGAATAATATTCCTGTTAAAAATGGTGGGGTTCCTGTCGAGTCTCAATACGATATTTATACGTTATTAAAAAATAAATAA